The proteins below come from a single Zea mays cultivar B73 chromosome 8, Zm-B73-REFERENCE-NAM-5.0, whole genome shotgun sequence genomic window:
- the LOC100286086 gene encoding sufE-like protein 1, chloroplastic/mitochondrial isoform X1, with the protein MASAASTAAAAGAPLRLLSSSSNRISKPFLPRPHRLTLSSPISFQRLTARSAASPSPSTATSSPSGSVDPAQLPPALRDIVGLFQSVPDARTRYKQLLAYAARLPPMDPALKTDANRVRGCVSQVWVHAEPDEGDAGRRSVRFHADSDAQLTKGLAALLVLGLSGAPAADVARVPVDFIELLGIRQSLSPSRNSGLLNMLSLMKRKALEIAGGDSTSSQQSVQEVTRPRLVNGKEPEFAAFEVQEKEKERPQDAERRDEDEQLGQLLPLDAEVNGAAGGGRKERIRESLERALSPVELEIEDISHLHKGHAGVAGTNGETHFNVRVVSKEFEGKSLLKRHRAVYDLLQEELKTGLHALSIDAKTPSEV; encoded by the coding sequence ATGGCCTCCGCCGCCAGcactgccgccgccgccggggcccCGCTGCGCCTCCTCTCATCCTCTTCCAACCGTATCTCCAAGCCCTTCCTTCCCCGCCCCCACCGCCTCACCCTCTCCTCCCCCATCTCCTTCCAGCGCCTCACAGCCCGGTCCGCGGCCTCCCCTTCCCCATCCACCGCCACCTCGTCCCCGTCCGGCTCTGTCGACCCGGCGCAACTGCCCCCCGCGCTACGCGACATCGTCGGCCTCTTCCAGTCCGTCCCGGACGCGCGCACCCGGTACAAGCAGCTCCTTGCCTATGCCGCGCGCCTGCCGCCCATGGACCCGGCGCTCAAGACCGACGCCAACCGCGTCCGGGGTTGCGTCTCACAGGTCTGGGTCCACGCCGAGCCCGACGAGGGCGACGCCGGCCGCCGCAGCGTCAGGTTCCACGCCGACTCCGACGCGCAGCTCACCAAGGGCCTCGCCGCGCTGCTCGTGCTAGGGCTCTCTGGCGCGCCCGCCGCGGATGTGGCCAGGGTGCCCGTTGACTTCATCGAGCTGCTCGGGATCAGGCAGAGCCTCTCTCCCTCCAGGAACAGCGGCCTGCTCAACATGCTCAGCCTCATGAAGCGCAAGGCACTTGAGATCGCCGGTGGTGACTCAACGTCAAGTCAGCAATCTGTCCAAGAGGTTACCAGACCGCGTCTAGTGAACGGGAAAGAGCCTGAATTTGCAGCTTTCGAGGtgcaagaaaaggaaaaggaaaggcCACAGGATGCAGAGAGGCGCGACGAGGATGAACAATTGGGTCAACTTCTACCACTTGATGCAGAAGTGAATGGTGCTGCGGGCGGTGGGAGGAAGGAGAGGATAAGGGAGAGTTTGGAGAGGGCACTTTCTCCGGTAGAGTTGGAGATTGAAGACATATCACACCTCCACAAGGGCCATGCTGGCGTGGCTGGGACCAATGGGGAGACACATTTCAATGTGAGGGTGGTGTCCAAGGAGTTTGAGGGGAAGAGCTTGCTCAAGAGGCACAGGGCTGTCTATGATCtcctgcaggaggagctcaagaccGGGTTGCACGCCCTGTCAATCGATGCAAAGACTCCATCTGAAGTTTAG